AGTAAAAATTGCAATGCTGCACGTTGTGGCAAGTGCCATCGGGATGGCAGTGGGCATAGCGGCCGCGCAGGTTGTAATAGGTCTTACTGTAATAAGGGCTATATCCGTAATAACTGGCTGAGCAATCGTTACTACCACAGGGATAGCCGGATCCGTTACAGGCCGAGAGGGAGAGCCCTGCTGCGATAGCGAGCACACAGCCAGCGCCACACAGCAGCCTTCTGGACAGCGGTTTCATCAAGACCTCCACGCCTTTTGGCGGGTAAAACGTCTAATAATCAGCCTAGCACTTTTGTCGCAAAAATCATCACAAAGACAAAAAAATGTTCTAGTAGCTCAATTTTTCGGTTTATTTGTATCGATGGGAGGGGGGGGGTGAAAAATTCCGATCTGGAACCCCATCTGTCTGGACCAAAACGGTAAGGTGGGTAAGGGGGCAAAACCACTAAATATGCACAAAATACGGAGCGATGATTCGCTCCGTATTTTGTCAAAGAGGCTTCTGTCAGCTGTGGTTGCTGCAGGAGCTGGATCGAATTAACTGGCGCTTGGCAGTACTATCGGATCGACGGCCTGCAGATAAACGCCGCTACTCAGCAACTGTTTGGCTTCTTCAATATCCGGAGCAAAATAACGGTCCTTATCGTAGAAAGGTACGCGCTCGCGCAGTTTTGCCTTGGCGGCTTCCAGTTTTTCTGTGGACTTCAATGGTGCGCGGAAATCCAGCCCCTGGCAGGCGGCAAGCAGTTCTACGGCAAGGATGCCACAGGTATTATCGGCCATATCTCGCAGGCGACGGCCGGCGAAAGTGGCCATCGAGACATGGTCTTCCTGGTTGGCTGAGGTGGGCAGGGAGTCCACGCAGGCGGGATGTGCTATGGATTTGTTTTCGCTGGCCAAGGCGGCGGCAGTGACCTGGGCGATCATAAAGCCAGAATTGACCCCACCATTTTCCACCAAGAAAGGTGGCAGGCCGGACAGGTTGCTGTCGATCAGTAATGCCATACGGCGTTCGGACAGCGAACCAATTTCCGCCAGCGCCAGTGCGAGATTATCGGCGACCATGGCCACTGGTTCTGCATGGAAATTGCCACCGGAAATGATATCGGAGTTTTCCGGATTCTCCGCATCGGTAAATACCAATGGGTTATCGGATACACCATTCGACTCGGCCAGTAATACTTCGGCAGCGAAGCGCATTTGCTGCAGGCAGGCGCCCATTACCTGGGGCTGGCAGCGCAGGGAGTAGGGGTCCTGCACTTTTTCGCAGAATTCGTGGGAGTCGCCGATCTGGCTGGTCTCACCGAGCAGCTCCCGATATACGGCTGCCACATCTCGCTGTGCGCGCTGGCCGCGTGCGTTGTGGATGCGGTCGTCGAAGGGGCGGCGCGAGCCTTTGGCGGCTTCGAGTGTTATGGCACCGGCAACCAGTGCGCCGGCGAACAGGTCTTCGCTGGCAAACAGTCCCTTTAGGGCAAAGGCAGTGGACGCCTGGGTGCCATTCAAAAGTGCCAAGCCCTCTTTGGGAGCCAGAGTAATGGGCTCCAGGCCGGCGGCCTTAAGACCTTCATGGGCGCTTTTGCGCTCGCCCTTGATAATTACTTCACCCTCGCCCAACAGAACCACACTCATATGGGCTAAAGGCGCAAGATCGCCGGAAGCACCTACGGAGCCCTTCTCTGGGATTGCAGGGTAAACGCCAGCATTAACCAGCTGCATCAGCGCCTCGATAACTTGTGGGCGCACGCCAGAAAAACCACGGGCGAGGGAATTGATTTTTAGCACCATTAACAGACGCACGGTGGCTTCACTCATAAAGTTGCCGGTGCCGGCGGCATGGCTCAAAACGATAGCGCGCTGCAGGTTTTCCAGATCGTGCTTTTCGATACGGGTGTTTGCCAATAATCCAAACCCAGTATTGATACCGTAAACCGTGCGACCTTCAGTAATTACCTCGGCAACGGTATGAGCGGAGGCTTCGATAGCGGGGTAGGCACTTTTTGCCAGGGATAACTGAACTGACTCGCGAGCAACACGGCGCAGCTGTGCCAGGCTCAGTTGGCCAGGATTTATTTCCAATTGATACATAAATAATTTCACCAATAAACATTTACTGCCTTGGCGCCAGCTTGAGCACGGCCCAATATCAATTTATCGGGTAGTGTATTAAATTTGCCGACGCAATTTTTATTGCGGTAAAAAATCAGTCTTTCAACATTGGCAGGTCCAGGCCCTGCTCTTTCGCACAGT
This DNA window, taken from Microbulbifer sp. GL-2, encodes the following:
- the hutH gene encoding histidine ammonia-lyase; translation: MYQLEINPGQLSLAQLRRVARESVQLSLAKSAYPAIEASAHTVAEVITEGRTVYGINTGFGLLANTRIEKHDLENLQRAIVLSHAAGTGNFMSEATVRLLMVLKINSLARGFSGVRPQVIEALMQLVNAGVYPAIPEKGSVGASGDLAPLAHMSVVLLGEGEVIIKGERKSAHEGLKAAGLEPITLAPKEGLALLNGTQASTAFALKGLFASEDLFAGALVAGAITLEAAKGSRRPFDDRIHNARGQRAQRDVAAVYRELLGETSQIGDSHEFCEKVQDPYSLRCQPQVMGACLQQMRFAAEVLLAESNGVSDNPLVFTDAENPENSDIISGGNFHAEPVAMVADNLALALAEIGSLSERRMALLIDSNLSGLPPFLVENGGVNSGFMIAQVTAAALASENKSIAHPACVDSLPTSANQEDHVSMATFAGRRLRDMADNTCGILAVELLAACQGLDFRAPLKSTEKLEAAKAKLRERVPFYDKDRYFAPDIEEAKQLLSSGVYLQAVDPIVLPSAS